In one Lolium rigidum isolate FL_2022 chromosome 3, APGP_CSIRO_Lrig_0.1, whole genome shotgun sequence genomic region, the following are encoded:
- the LOC124699847 gene encoding jasmonate-induced oxygenase 2-like, translating to MGGLSMDQAFVQAPEHRPKAALAEAAGIPVIDISPLAGGDEASVEALAAEVGKASREWGFFVVVRHGVPDDTMARALEAQRAFFAMTPEQKAAVRRDEAAPLGYYESEHTKNVRDWKEVFDLVPREPPPPAAVADGQLVFENKWPQDLPGFREALEEYGNAMEQLALNLMELIARSLGLRPDRLKGFFKDDQTTFIRLNHYPPCPSPDLALGVGRHKDAGALTVLYQDDVGGLDVRRRSDGEWVRVRPVPDSFIINVGDIVQVWSNDRYESAEHRVSVNSHKERFSMPYFFNPGSGAMIEPLEELVSDENPPRYDAYNWGEFFSTRKNSNFKKLAVENVQIAHFRKDLKSIA from the exons ATGGGCGGCCTCTCCATGGACCAGGCCTTCGTGCAGGCCCCCGAGCACCGCCCCAAGGCGGCCCTCGCCGAGGCTGCCGGCATCCCGGTGATCGACATCTCCCCTTTAGCCGGCGGTGACGAGGCCAGCGTGGAGGCGCTGGCGGCCGAGGTGGGCAAGGCGAGCCGTGAGTGGGGGTTCTTCGTCGTGGTGCGCCACGGCGTGCCCGACGATACGATGGCGCGTGCGCTCGAGGCGCAGAGGGCATTCTTCGCGATGACGCCGGAGCAGAAGGCCGCCGTGCGGAGGGACGAGGCGGCGCCGCTCGGCTACTACGAGTCCGAGCACACCAAGAACGTTAGGGACTGGAAGGAGGTGTTCGACCTCGTCCCGCGTGAGCCACCGCCGCCAGCCGCCGTGGCCGACGGCCAGCTCGTGTTCGAGAACAAGTGGCCGCAGGACCTGCCCGGGTTCAG AGAGGCGCTGGAGGAGTACGGCAATGCGATGGAGCAGCTGGCCTTGAACCTGATGGAGCTGATCGCGCGGAGCCTGGGGCTGAGACCGGACCGGCTCAAGGGCTTCTTCAAGGACGACCAGACCACCTTCATCCGGCTCAACCACTACCCGCCCTGCCCGAGCCCCGACCTCGCGCTCGGCGTCGGCCGCCACAAGGACGCTGGCGCGCTCACCGTCCTCTACCAGGACGACGTCGGCGGGCTCGACGTCCGGCGCCGGTCCGACGGCGAGTGGGTGCGCGTCAGGCCTGTCCCGGATTCTTTCATCATCAACGTCGGCGACATCGTCCAGGTCTGGAGCAACGACAGGTACGAGAGCGCCGAGCACAGGGTGTCGGTGAACTCCCACAAGGAGAGGTTCTCCATGCCCTACTTCTTCaaccccggcagcggcgccatgATCGAGCCGCTGGAGGAGCTGGTGAGCGACGAAAACCCGCCCAGGTACGACGCGTACAACTGGGGCGAGTTCTTCAGCACCAGGAAGAACAGCAACTTCAAGAAGCTCGCCGTAGAGAACGTCCAGATCGCGCATTTCAGGAAGGACCTCAAGTCCATCGCGTAG